Below is a window of Streptomyces sp. NBC_00223 DNA.
GCCCGTACAGCACACCCCGGTTCGAGGTGGCGACCACCGCGCTCGCCTCGCCCTCCGGGCCGTCGCTGGCCGGCCGCTTCGGTCTTTCGCTGTTCTCCATCGGCGCCACCACCCAGGACGGCTTCGACTTCCTCGGCCGCACCTGGGAGATCGCCGAGCGGGCGGCCGCCGAGTCCGGGCACGTCCTGGACCCCGCGACCTGGCGGCTGACCGCGCCGATCCACATCGCCGAGACCGAGCGCGAGGCGCGCGAGCAGGCCAAGGCCGGGCTGCTGGCCTGGATGGACGGGTACTGGCCGATCATCCCCAACCTGGCGCTCGCGCTGCCGGACGGGCTCTCCGCCGATGAGCGGATCGACGCGGTCAACGCCTACGGCCTCGGGGTCATCGGCACCCCCGAGATGGCCATCGCCAAGATCGCCGAACTGCGCGAGGCCGCACCCGACTTCGGGGTCTTCCTGATCTCGCAGTACGACTGGGCGGGCCCGCGGGCCACCCGGGAGTCCCTCCAGCTCTTCGCCCGCGAGGTCGCCCCGGCCTTCCAGGGCCAGCTGGACCGCCAGCTGCGCGGCTACCGGTCGGTGCGGGACCGGATGGACTCCGTCCGGGAGACGGCCGCCGAGGCCCGGGCCGGCGCGGTCCGCGGCTACGAGTCGGCGCCCGCCGCCCGTGGCTGACGCTTCGACCCCGCTCGTCCGGACCCCGCTCGTCCATCACTGGGGCACGCTCGCGGACCTGTGAGCCGCGGGCGGGCGCGGTACGGGTACCGCTCACCCGCCGCGCCCGTCATCGCGGGTCCGCTTCCCGGCGGCGGCCGCCCTTCCCCCGGGGGCGGCCGCCGCCCGCATCCACCGGCCGGCCGTGCGCGTATGTGCCGACCCGCCGCTACGCCCCGGCGAGCGCCCGGTTGGCCGCCGCCAGGATCTCGGCGCGGTCGGCCGCGCTGAGCAGTCCGTTGCCCGCCGACATCTGGGAGAGGGTGGTGTCCTTGGTGACCGCGAAGGCGGCGTGCGCCCTGATCCGCGCCACCGGGTCCGGGTCGGGCCCGGCGAGCACCGCGATGATCGCGTCCAGCTTCTCCTGGGGGTTGGGACAGGTGGCCCGTTCCATCACCACCCGGATCACCGAGGGGTCGTTGGCGACGACCCCCATCAGCACCCGGGACCCGGCGATGGAGTCGATCAGCTCGTCGAGCAGTTGCTCGCCGGTCAGCCCGCCGCCCGCCGCCCGGTCCGCGAGCTGGGCGTACCGCTCGGTGGGCTCGGCGAGCAGCGCGTCGAGGATCTCGACCTTCGACTTGAAGTGGTAGTAGAGCGCGGCCTTGCTCGTCCCCAGCTCACCGGCGATGTCCGCGACGGAGGTGCCCGCGTAGCCGAGCCGGGCGAACAGGCCGAGCGCGATGTCGAGAATCCGCTGCCGGGTGCTCTGCGGGTCGGGCAGCGCCGGGGAAGCCGTTCGGGTCGCGTTGCGCTGCATGGCGTCCTCCTGTGGCGGGGCTGGTTCTCCAATGTACTTGACTGACCGGTCGTTAAGCGACCATGCTGACCACTTACCGAACGTCAAGTAATCAAGATCATCGAGAGGATGCTCATCGTGGCTACCATCGGCGAAGCCGGCGAGGCGGAGCTGGCAGGCGCGGTCGACGCGGAGAGCGCGGCGGAACCCGAGTTCCGCTGGGAGCGCTCGCACACCTTCGCCCTCGTCGTCCTCTGCCTGGCCCTGCTCCTCGACACGGTCGACATCACGATCGTCAACGTGGCGCTGCCCACCCTCCAGCGCGACCTGCACTTCTCGCAGGCCGGCCTGTCGTGGGTGGTCAACGCCTACGTCGTCCTCTTCGGCGGCTTCCTGCTGCTGGGCGGGCGCACCGGGGACGTCGTCGGGCGCAAGAAGGTCTTCCTGGCCGGCACCGCGGTCTTCACCGCGGCCTCGCTGGCGGCGGGCCTGGCGCAGAACTCGACAACCCTGGTCGTCGCCCGCGGCGCGCAGGGCATCGCCGGTGCCTTCATCGCCGCGATGACCCTGGCGATCCTGGTCACCACCTTCCCCGAGGGCAAGGCCCGCACCAAGGCCATGGCCATCTGGGGCACCACCGCGGGCTTCGCCGGCGCGCTGGGCGTCCTGGGCGGCGGTCTGCTGATGAGCGGGCCCGGCTGGCGCTGGATCTTCCTGATCAACCTGCCGGTCTGCGCCTTCATCCTGATCGCGGCAGTGAAGTACCTGCTGCCCGATGGCCCCGGCGGCCACCACCGCAGCTTCGACATCATCGGCGCGATCACCGTCACCGGCGGCGTCACCCTGCTCGCGTACGGCTTCGTGCAGACCGACACCCACGACTGGGGCTCGGGCCGCACCCTGGGGCTGCTGGGCGGGGCCGCGGTGATCCTGATCTACTTCGTCGCGCACGAGCTGTACGTCACCAAGGAGCCGCTGTTCTCCTTCTCGCTGCTGCGCAACAAGGCGGTCGCCGGAGCCAACGCGGTGCAGGCGCTCTTCGCCACCAGCATGTGGCTGCTGTTCTTCTTCTTCACGCTCTTCGAGCAGCAGGTGCTGGGCTACTCCGCGCTCAAGACCGGTCTTTCCTACCTGCCGTTCACCCTGGTCATCGTGCTCGCGGCGGGCTTCGGCCCCAAGCTGCTGCCGTACCTGGGCACCCGCGTGGTGGTCATCGCCGGTTCGCTGATCGCCGCCGTCGGCCTGTGGATGTTCTCCCGGATCAGCGAGGACAGCGGCCTGTGGGCCGGGCTGATCCTGCCGTCGGTGATCTACAGCTTCGGCTTCTCGATCCTCTACATCCCGATCAACGTGGCCGCGGTCTCCGGCGTGCCGGCCGAACAGACCGGTGTCGCCTCCGCGCTGCTCAACGTCAGCCGTCAGGTGCTCGGCGCCATCGGCTTCGCGATCGTGGCGTCCATCGCCACCGATCGCACCAACAACAAGCTGGCGGCCGGACACAAGGCGGGCGACGCCTTGGTCAGCGGCTTCCGGCTGGGCTTCGGTATCGCCGCCGCCGTGGTTGTGGCCGCCGCGGTCGCGGCCCTGTTGCTCTTCCGTGAGGACGGCAGGGTGCCCAGGGGCGCGAAGGCGGGTGCCGGGGCGCCGCAGGAGAACGCGACGGTCTGAGGCCGGCGCGACTTCCAGCGGCGTACGGGCGCGTGTCCGGGGACCTGACCCCGGGCACGCGCCCTCGTCGCGGTGCACGGGGGATCGTTACGAGGCGGGGCGGGCGCGCGGGAGCGGTGTGCCCGGGCCTCCCTCAGGCGGTACGGCCGGGCTCCACGGAGTCCGTACGTCCCGGCAAGCTCGGGCCAAGGCCCGCTTTAGACGCCGTACCGAGGATGAGCGGGAGAAGCGATCACCCTCTCCGCCCGGAGGTACGCATGGCCGACGTCCACATCCGCTCGGTCGGCACGGCCCTGCCAGGACCCCCGATCGACAACGCGGCGCTCGCCCGCAGACTGCGGATGAGCGGGCAGTGGGAGCAGTGGGTCGATGTCTTCATCGGCACCGAGACCCGGCATCTGAGCGTCGACCTCGACACCGGGGAGCCGCGCTCCTCGCTCGCCGACCTCGCGGTGACCGCGTCCCGTACCGCGCTCGACCGGGCCGGGCTGGGAGCGGGGGACATCGATCTGATCGTGATGGGCTCCGCGCTGCCCGACCTGCTGATGCCGACCACCGTCAATGTCGTGGCCGACCGCCTCGGCATCAACCAACTGCCCACCTACCAGCTCCAGTCCGGCTGCACCGGCGCCGTACAGGCGCTGCACCTGGGCGTACAGCTGCTGGGCACCGGGCAGTACCGCAACGCGCTGGTCATCGGCGGCGACACCACTGCCAAGATCCTCGACTTCGACGCCGACTTCACCCGGCTCT
It encodes the following:
- a CDS encoding LLM class flavin-dependent oxidoreductase, with protein sequence MADALRFGIFVPPQHRTGQSPTVLLEQDLQLIEEADRFGFDEAWVGEHRSAGWEIIGAPETFLAAAASRTSRIKLATGVTALPYQHPFVVADRAVLLDHLTRGRFILGTGPGGSPVDAQMIGIEPRNQRRMQEESLEAILALLESEEPVTRKTDWFELHDARLHLRPYSTPRFEVATTALASPSGPSLAGRFGLSLFSIGATTQDGFDFLGRTWEIAERAAAESGHVLDPATWRLTAPIHIAETEREAREQAKAGLLAWMDGYWPIIPNLALALPDGLSADERIDAVNAYGLGVIGTPEMAIAKIAELREAAPDFGVFLISQYDWAGPRATRESLQLFAREVAPAFQGQLDRQLRGYRSVRDRMDSVRETAAEARAGAVRGYESAPAARG
- a CDS encoding TetR/AcrR family transcriptional regulator, whose amino-acid sequence is MQRNATRTASPALPDPQSTRQRILDIALGLFARLGYAGTSVADIAGELGTSKAALYYHFKSKVEILDALLAEPTERYAQLADRAAGGGLTGEQLLDELIDSIAGSRVLMGVVANDPSVIRVVMERATCPNPQEKLDAIIAVLAGPDPDPVARIRAHAAFAVTKDTTLSQMSAGNGLLSAADRAEILAAANRALAGA
- a CDS encoding MFS transporter produces the protein MLIVATIGEAGEAELAGAVDAESAAEPEFRWERSHTFALVVLCLALLLDTVDITIVNVALPTLQRDLHFSQAGLSWVVNAYVVLFGGFLLLGGRTGDVVGRKKVFLAGTAVFTAASLAAGLAQNSTTLVVARGAQGIAGAFIAAMTLAILVTTFPEGKARTKAMAIWGTTAGFAGALGVLGGGLLMSGPGWRWIFLINLPVCAFILIAAVKYLLPDGPGGHHRSFDIIGAITVTGGVTLLAYGFVQTDTHDWGSGRTLGLLGGAAVILIYFVAHELYVTKEPLFSFSLLRNKAVAGANAVQALFATSMWLLFFFFTLFEQQVLGYSALKTGLSYLPFTLVIVLAAGFGPKLLPYLGTRVVVIAGSLIAAVGLWMFSRISEDSGLWAGLILPSVIYSFGFSILYIPINVAAVSGVPAEQTGVASALLNVSRQVLGAIGFAIVASIATDRTNNKLAAGHKAGDALVSGFRLGFGIAAAVVVAAAVAALLLFREDGRVPRGAKAGAGAPQENATV